From Antedon mediterranea chromosome 9, ecAntMedi1.1, whole genome shotgun sequence, a single genomic window includes:
- the LOC140058618 gene encoding filamin-A-like isoform X2: MSSNGEPYEYCDYQDEIVEQKRELEEDEEMPLAEKDLADDAPWKKIQQNTFTRWCNEHLKVANKHIGSLDTDLCDGLRLISLVEVLSQKRVGRFNKRPTFRTMKLENVTVVMSFLELKENIKIVNIDSSDIVDGRLKLILGLIWTLILHYSISMPMWDEEDEGEDDGTKKRKETPKEKLLGWIQSKVPDLPIKNFNKDWNDGRAVGALVDACAPGLCPDWEDWSPENKLANAKEAMQLADDWLNVPQLLAPEDMVNPRVDDLSMMTYLSEFPKAKLKPGAPLRPRSNSKKVRAYGPGIEKEGNAITRPTHFTVETYAAGSGNVTVKIVGPNGQEVPSEIKFNKDKNKTYTVEYTPKLVGVHTVNVSFNNAVIPKAPFTVEVGELLTDPSKCSAEGPGLQPTGVMLDKSTHFEVFTAGAGLGDVSITVKDPNGDTTTSKLTVEDKGKGVYYCQYTPTMMGTYIIEITFSGAPIPGSAFEVKVVPEFNSQKAFAYGRGIQQKGLRAKENCVFYVDTKKAGEANLKVHIIGPGGIDEPVKVTDNGDGTFTCTYSPFKPGRYIVHITYGKEHIPKSPFTVHISPEAQGQIKNVRAFGPGLERGVAGKPCTFTVETNGANGALGFAIEGPSEAEIQCVDNGDGSCEVTYYPKVPGEYAIHVTFDEEDIENSPYMAKITPDTNDFDAGKVTASGPGIQPEGHVMNEKTEFTVDARAPGCGRAELEIMIFDQLGNKVEPIVRDNKNGTWTVSYTPTNPLKHTVSVTWGKVSIPKSPFRITIGAGAGGVKLYGPGLESGNVKSKEPTEFTVDCEEAGKGPIQVKCTSAKGVNANTETPIKCDVIDNKDGTYTVHYTPQKPGNYIVEVKFKGKEIPLSPISVLVVPTVDVSKITIDGLQEPIQVGKEHTFMVNTAPAGPGDLEGEMTSPSGRKLPITITQTPRGHAVKFTPEEEGQHVVGLTYADVPLTRQAFIVQPKTDAGKVIAKGKGLKGGPINEPARFSIDTRKAGIGGLNLTVEGPTEAVIKCDDNGDGTCKVTYTPNSIGTYKINVLYADKHIPGSPFDAKVFDPSKVKAHGPGLEPAKTFATCPCTFKVDARDAGEPPIKAQKLSPEESSYGPLNGDDLEVNEPMIGATKKGPGEFSIQWPNEPNAVNEDPVKMDRVLPARSAPGKENGIGEDPFNDFHTPHSSSPLNDKDKAVAEDLIESTQMKPKQFSHKWDDDDKPVTEEPISAGKQKPTLSRKLSPLDDFPVLEDSLTAERVLPVECNAVGPDGKPLDVDVKDNGDGTYDVTYVPTEEGPVDLDVKFGDQSIPNFPRKSKVGSPLDVSDVDVYGHGVEPEVFVGCPTEFTVNAKPVGPQANQLKDLIDCTLQSPSGTPIKPVITDNKDGTYKAEYTPVEEGPHKLDVKVAGKPVGKSPYNIGSKKGCDPSKVKAYGPGLETGLTDKPATFTIETKGAGQGGLGIAIEGPCEAEMKCVDNNDGSCTVEYMPTKPGEYDVHVTFADAPIPGSPFKPVIKDVVDPSKVVVSGPGVSPTGVRANIPAPFHVDTTKAGQAPLECTILPERAPKENAQVCDNQDGTFDCSYVPKNEGCKCAVEVKYAGKHVPGSPFNTKVLPQFDASKVKVGGAGVQPTGVLASFPVEFVIDTSDAGEAPLAISIVDPNGKPVKPTIVDNGDGTYSVSYTPKDIGPYTILITFGGNKVPGAPFNVAVSPTGDASKCRIVGCKSGGLDIPVKNGETITKTVVVEEETVIKINSEDAGRGMVTCAIVGPDDAEIEDVQVIDNGDGTFDIVWTCPMPGRYNLDMKFGGMPITGGPLSVGAAEGPPEEEIVPFQVEGVDSAAAMPQECRPFDLVIPVSGAGSGHIHGEVTTPSGKKHKPQITENKDGTITVKYAPTETGLHQLTIKYNNQFIPGSPFQFHVDEIKSGQATAYGPGLTHGICGDSCNFTINTKDAGPGGVALAVEGPSKAEIKCKDNKDGTCDVTYFPLKPGDYALTVKFADKHVPGSPFTAKIVDKTGASMSVGTCSDVPLKINESDLSLLTASIKMPSGLEEPCQLKRLPNQNIGITFTPKEVGEHVVTVKKFGRHIANSPFKIIVGSQEVGDASKVKVSGLGIAEGDAGEIAEFKVDTSKAGFGGLGVSIEGPSKTEINCEDNGDGTCIVTYKPHEPGNYILNVKYADQHVPGSPFKVKVHGKEGEMVTETLVKPRHASPVSHVGNQCDLGLKIPGTDPLDMTAQVTNPDGKTEDAEIIDGSDCRYTVRFVPVMKGVHTISVKHKGMHVPGSPFQFTVGPFGEGGAHKVHAGGLGLERGEVNVPAEFTVWTREAGPGSLGIAVEGPAKADINFVDNKDGSCQVSYLPTEQGEYLVKITYNDEPIPDSPFKPYIQAALGEARRVSVTSLQETGLKANQPASFAIQLNGAKGEISAKVVSPTGTEEDCVISEIDRDNFAVRFMPHENGIHMIYVSFRDHPIAGSPFRVRVGTQDEVGDPGMVHATGDGLEKGKTGQPCEFVVNTCGAGTGILAISVDGPSKVKLEVTEVAEGYKCTYVPTAPGDYLISIKFAGAHHIVGSPYKARIIGPAKTPVLQTHETANVVIETVSKTTTSQMLHSMPHFHSDASKVTSTGMGLKKAFRNKRSQFTVNAADAGHNMLMVGIAGPKTPCEEILVKHNGRNRFIVNYTLKDIGEYMLVVKWGDEHIPGSPFHIKCSV, encoded by the exons TTGTTGGCGCCAGAAGACATGGTCAACCCAAGGGTCGACGACCTCAGTATGATGACATATTTGTCAGAGTTTCCAAAAGCCAAGTTGAAGCCAGGCGCTCCATTGAGGCCAAGATCAAACTCAAAGAAA GTACGTGCCTATGGACCAGGTATTGAGAAAGAGGGTAACGCCATCACAAGACCCACCCACTTCACTGTTGAGACATATGCAGCCGGTAGTGGAAACGTCACCGTGAAGATCGTTGGCCCAAACGGTCAAGAAGTACCTAGTGAGATTAAATTTAACAAGGATAAGAATAAGACCTACACTGTAGAGTATACCCCTAAATTAGTCGGAGTACATACG GTAAACGTATCTTTCAACAATGCAGTCATTCCAAAGGCTCCATTCACAGTAGAAGTTGGTGAATTACTCACAGATCCCAGCAAATGCTCAGCAGAAGGCCCAGGCCTACAACCCACCGGTGTCATGCTTGACAAATCCACTCATTTTGAAGTATTCACTGCTG GTGCTGGACTTGGAGATGTTAGCATAACAGTAAAAGATCCAAATGGTGACACTACCACATCTAAGCTGACTGTTGAGGATAAGGGCAAGGGTGTTTACTACTGCCAATACACCCCTACCATGATGGGAACATACATCATTGAGATCACATTCTCTGGTGCACCCATTCCAGGAAGTGCCTTCGAAGTTAAAGTTGTTCCAG aATTCAATTCTCAGAAAGCGTTTGCTTACGGTAGAGGCATACAACAAAAGGGATTACGTGCTAAGGAGAACTGTGTATTCTACGTGGATACAAAGAAAGCTGGAGAGGCTAATCTGAAAGTGCACATTATTGGACCTG GTGGAATTGACGAACCTGTGAAAGTGACCGACAACGGTGATGGTACATTCACTTGTACATACAGTCCATTCAAGCCTGGACGTTACATCGTCCACATTACCTACGGCAAGGAACACATTCCTAAGAGCCCCTTTACTGTCCACATTTCACCAGAAGCCCAAGGACAAATTAAGAATGTCCGTGCATTTGGCCCAGGGCTAGAAAGAGGTGTGGCTGGAAAGCCATGCACGTTTACAGTGGAGACAAATGGCGCCAACGGAGCTTTAG GTTTTGCCATTGAGGGGCCTTCTGAGGCTGAAATCCAGTGCGTAGATAATGGAGATGGGTCATGCGAGGTCACCTACTACCCAAAAGTCCCTGGAGAATATGCCATCCATGTCACATTTGATGAGGAAGACATTGAAAACAGTCCATATATGGCAAAGATTACACCGGACACTAATGACTTTGATGCCGGAAAG GTCACTGCTTCGGGACCCGGTATACAACCCGAAGGTCACGTAATGAACGAGAAGACCGAGTTTACAGTTGACGCTCGTGCTCCAGGATGCGGAAGAGCGGAACTTGAGATTATGATATTCGATCAGCTCGGTAACAAAGTTGAACCAATCGTGCGTGACAATAAGAACGGAACATGGACCGTGAGCTACACACCCACCAACCCACTCAAACACACTGTGTCTGTCACATGGGGCAAAGTGTCCATCCCCAAGAGTCCTTTCAGG ATTACAATTGGAGCAGGTGCTGGTGGTGTTAAGCTGTATGGACCTGGCCTGGAAAGCGGCAATGTGAAGTCAAAAGAACCAACTGAGTTTACTGTTGATTGTGAAGAAGCAGGAAAAG GACCGATCCAAGTAAAATGCACGTCTGCTAAGGGTGTAAATGCTAACACAGAAACACCGATCAAATGCGATGTTATTGACAACAAGGATGGCACTTACACGGTTCACTACACACCACAGAAGCCGGGCAACTACATTGTAGAGGTCAAGTTTAAGGGCAAGGAGATCCCATTGAGTCCAATCAGTGTCCTTGTTGTACCTACAGTAGATGTTAGTAAGATTACAATCGACGGACTTCAAGAAc CAATACAAGTAGGAAAAGAACATACATTTATGGTGAATACTGCCCCAGCTGGTCCAGGGGATCTTGAGGGTGAAATGACAAGCCCATCCGGCAGGAAGTTGCCAATAACAATAACGCAAACACCTCGAGGTCACGCTGTAAAATTCACACCAGAAGAAGAAGGCCAGCATGTTGTTGGTCTAACATACGCAGACGTTCCACTAACAAGACAAGCTTTCATAGTCCAACCTAAGACAGACGCTGGTAAAGTAATAGCTAAAGGAAAAGGACTAAAGGGTGGTCCAATCAACGAACCTGCTCGCTTTAGTATTGATACCAGAAAGGCTGGTATTGGAGGCTTAAACTTGACCGTAGAAGGACCAACAGAGGCGGTGATTAAGTGCGATGATAATGGTGACGGAACCTGCAAGGTAACGTACACCCCAAATTCTATTGGAACTTACAAGATCAATGTACTCTACGCCGACAAACACATTCCAGGATCACCATTTGATGCAAAAGTGTTTGATCCCTCAAAGGTGAAAGCACATGGCCCTGGTCTAGAACCAGCCAAGACTTTTGCCACGTGCCCATGCACTTTCAAAGTGGATGCGCGTGATGCCGGAGAACCACCAATCAAAGCACAGAAGTTATCTCCCGAAGAGTCATCCTATGGACCACTCAACGGAGATGATTTAGAAGTTAACGAACCAATGATTGGTGCGACCAAAAAAGGACCTGGAGAGTTTTCAATTCAATGGCCAAATGAGCCTAATGCGGTGAATGAAGATCCAGTAAAAATGGACAGAGTTTTGCCGGCGCGATCCGCTCCAGGAAAAGAGAACGGCATCGGAGAAGATCCCTTTAATGACTTTCACACCCCTCATTCCAGTTCTCCACTAAACGATAAAGATAAAGCAGTGGCTGAAGACTTAATTGAATCTACCCAAATGAAACCTAAACAGTTTTCACACAAATGGGACGACGACGATAAACCAGTAACGGAAGAACCAATCTCAGCGGGTAAACAAAAACCAACTCTTTCACGAAAACTAAGTCCTCTTGATGATTTCCCAGTGCTTGAGGATTCTTTAACTGCTGAAAGAGTTCTTCCAGTTGAATGTAACGCCGTCGGACCAGACGGTAAACCACTCGATGTCGACGTCAAAGACAACGGCGATGGAACATACGACGTCACATATGTGCCAACAGAAGAAGGTCCAGTTGATTTAGATGTCAAATTTGGCGACCAATCTATTCCGAATTTTCCACGCAAATCTAAAGTTGGATCTCCACTTGATGTTAGTGACGTGGATGTATACGGCCACGGTGTTGAACCGG AGGTGTTTGTAGGCTGCCCAACTGAATTCACAGTCAATGCAAAGCCAGTTGGACCACAGGCCAACCAGTTGAAGGATCTTATTGACTGTACTCTGCAATCACCCAGTGGAACTCCAATTAAACCTGTCATCACTGATAACAAAGATGGCACCTATAAAGCTGAATACACACCCGTGGAAGAAGGCCCTCACAAACTGGATGTGAAGGTTGCCGGGAAACCAGTTGGAAAGTCTCCATACAACATTGGTTCAAAGAAAGGATGTGATCCAAGCAAGGTGAAGGCCTACGGACCAGGTCTGGAGACTGGATTGACCGACAAGCCAGCTACGTTTACAATTGAAACCAAAGGAGCTGGTCAAGGTGGCCTAGGAATAGCAATTGAAGGTCCTTGCGAGGCAGAGATGAAATGTGTTGATAACAATGATGGTAGCTGTACAGTTGAGTACATGCCAACAAAACCAGGAGAATATGACGTACACGTTACCTTTGCTGATGCTCCTATTCCAG GAAGTCCATTCAAGCCTGTTATTAAGGATGTAGTTGACCCATCAAAGGTGGTAGTAAGTGGTCCTGGTGTTAGCCCAACTGGTGTGCGTGCCAACATCCCAGCACCCTTCCATGTTGATACCACTAAAGCAGGCCAAGCACCTTTGGAATGCACCATCTTACCAGAAAGAG CTCCTAAAGAGAATGCTCAGGTGTGTGATAACCAGGATGGTACATTTGATTGTAGCTACGTTCCTAAGAATGAGGGATGTAAATGTGCTGTAGAAGTTAAATATGCTGGAAAGCATGTTCCTGGAAG CCCATTCAACACCAAAGTGCTACCTCAATTTGATGCTAGCAAAGTGAAAGTAGGAGGAGCTGGTGTTCAGCCTACAGGGGTGTTGGCTAGCTTCCCTGTGGAGTTTGTCATTGACACCTCAGATGCAGGTGAAGCCCCATTAGCTATATCTATTGTT gATCCTAATGGCAAGCCAGTAAAACCAACCATTGTTGACAATGGTGATGGTACCTATTCAGTTTCCTACACACCAAAAGATATTGGTCCCTACACCATCCTCATCACCTTTGGTGGTAACAAGGTACCAGGAGCACCATTCAATGTAGCTGTGTCACCAACCGGTGATGCTTCTAAGTGTCGCATTGTGG GATGTAAAAGCGGTGGCCTTGATATTCCAGTTAAAAATG GAGAGACGATCACAAAGACTGTAGTAGTAGAAGAAGAAACAGTTATCAAGATCAACTCGGAAGATGCTGGACGTGGAATGGTCACTTGCGCCATCGTAGGACCAGATGATGCGGAAATTGAAGATGTCCAAGTCATCGATAACGGAGACGGTACCTTTGACATCGTCTGGACATGTCCAATGCCTGGACGATACAACTTGGACATGAAGTTTGGCGGTATGCCAATTACAGGAGGCCCATTGTCTGTCGGG GCTGCTGAAGGACCGCCAGAAGAAGAGATCGTTCCATTCCAAGTCGAAGGTGTTGATTCAGCCGCAGCGATGCCGCAGGAATGCCGTCCATTTGACCTGGTCATTCCAGTCTCCGGAGCTGGTTCCGGACATATACACG GTGAGGTTACAACACCGTCGGGCAAGAAACACAAGCCACAAATTACAGAAAATAAAGATGGTACAATCACAGTCAAATATGCTCCAACAGAAACTGGTCTTCATCAGCTAACAATCAAATATAACAACCAATTTATCCCAG GAAGCCCATTCCAATTTCATGTGGATGAAATTAAGAGTGGTCAAGCTACTGCATATGGACCTGGTTTGACCCATGGAATCTGTGGAGACTCGTGTAACTTCACCATTAACACCAAGGATGCTGGACCAGGTGGAGTTGCTTTGGCAGTTGAAGGGCCGTCAAAAGCAGAGATTAAATGCAAAGACAACAAAGATGGAACTTGTGATGTCACTTACTTCCCTCTTAAACCTGGTGATTACGCCCTCACTGTTAAATTTGCTGATAAACATGTTCCCGGAAGTCCATTCACAGCTAAAATTGTTG ATAAGACTGGTGCTTCTATGTCTGTGGGTACATGCAGTGATGTACCACTCAAAATAAATGAGTCTGATCTTAGCCTACTAACTGCCAGTATCAAAATGCCATCTGGCCTTGAAGAACCTTGCCAACTTAAACGACTACCAAACCAGAATATAG GTATCACATTCACACCAAAAGAAGTAGGTGAGCATGTGGTAACGGTCAAGAAGTTTGGCCGACACATTGCCAATAGTCCTTTCAAAATCATCGTGGGATCTCAAGAAGTCGGAGATGCTTCTAAAGTCAAGGTGTCTGGTCTTGGAATCGCAGAAGGCGATGCTGGAGAGATCGCGGAGTTCAAGGTGGATACATCAAAGGCTG GATTTGGTGGTCTTGGCGTATCAATTGAAGGTCCCAGCAAAACTGAAATCAATTGTGAAGATAATGGAGACGGTACTTGTATTGTAACATACAAACCGCATGAACCTGGCAATTATATACTAAATGTTAAATATGCTGACCAACATGTACCAG GAAGTCCATTTAAGGTTAAAGTTCACGGTAAAGAAGGTGAAATGGTAACCGAGACGCTAGTGAAGCCTCGTCATGCTTCACCGGTCTCGCACGTTGGAAACCAATGCGATTTGGGACTTAAGATTCCAG GAACTGACCCACTGGACATGACCGCACAAGTTACCAATCCTGATGGAAAAACGGAAGATGCAGAAATCATTGATGGGTCAGACTGCCGCTACACTGTGCGATTTGTACCCGTAATGAAGGGAGTGCATACAATTAGTGTAAAACACAAAGGAATGCATGTTCCAg GATCACCTTTCCAATTCACGGTTGGTCCATTCGGAGAAGGAGGAGCACACAAAGTACATGCTGGAGGTCTAGGCCTAGAACGAGGTGAAGTAAATGTACCAGCTGAATTCACCGTGTGGACTCGTGAAGCAGGGCCTGGGTCATTAGGCATAGCAGTAGAAGGCCCAGCTAAGGCAGACATCAACTTTGTCGACAACAAAGATGGATCGTGTCAAGTATCTTATCTACCTACCGAACAGG GTGAATACTTAGTTAAAATTACATACAATGATGAACCAATCCCAGATAGCCCATTCAAACCTTATATTCAAGCAGCTCTTGGTGAGGCTAGAAGAGTCAGTGTTACCAGCTTACAG gaGACTGGATTGAAGGCTAACCAACCAGCTTCTTTTGCTATTCAATTAAATGGAGCAAAAGGAGAAATAAGTGCAAAGGTCGTGTCACCCACCGGTACAGAGGAAGATTGTGTTATTTCAGAGATTGATAGAG ATAACTTTGCTGTGAGGTTTATGCCTCATGAGAATGGTATTCACATGATCTATGTTAGCTTCCGTGATCATCCGATTGCTGGAAGCCCATTCCGTGTGCGAGTGGGAACACAAGATGAGGTCGGTGACCCTGGAATGGTCCATGCAACTGGAGATGGCCTAGAGAAAGGAAAGACTG GTCAGCCATGTGAGTTTGTGGTCAACACGTGCGGAGCTGGCACCGGTATCCTCGCAATCTCTGTAGATGGACCGTCTAAAGTTAAATTGGAAGTCACCGAAGTAGCAGAGGGCTACAAATGTACCTATGTCCCAACAGCACCGGGAGACTACTTGATTTCGATTAAATTTGCGGGCGCCCATCATATTGTTGGTAGTCCTTACAAGGCTAGAATTATAG ggccAGCAAAAACACCTGTACTACAAACACATGAGACAGCAAATGTTGTCATTGAAACGGTTTCCAAGACAACCACATCACAAATGCTTCATAGTATGCCCCACTTCCACTCGGATGCGTCAAAGGTCACATCAACGGGAATGGGTTTGAAGAAAGCGTTCCGCAACAAGAGGAGTCAGTTTACTGTGAATGCAGCCGATGCAG GGCATAACATGTTGATGGTGGGTATTGCCGGACCGAAGACACCGTGTGAAGAGATTCTTGTAAAACACAACGGACGCAATCGTTTCATTGTCAACTACACATTGAAAGACATAGGCGAATACATGTTAGTTGTCAAATGGGGCGATGAACACATACCAGGAAGCCCCTTCCACATCAAATGTAGTGTCTAA